In the genome of Thermoproteus tenax Kra 1, the window AACTCTAATAATGATAATTTTATTTATATTAATGATGGCACTGTTAATAATCGGATATCTATTTTATATTCAACATAGTGCAAGTAGGAGATCTTTTACAGACAGAGGAATACTTAAAAACAATTAAATGGGAGTAGTCTATGTCGGCCAGAAAAACAACGATAACGGCGGCGCTCATAGCTGTCTTGGTTCTGTCCGTATATCTCGCCCACGCCCAAACGACGATGCCGCAGACGGTCACAGTGCTGGAGGTGCCAACAGACCAAGTGCCACTATATTTCCAGAGCGGTAAAATAGACCTATATCTCAACCCCTGGGCCCTTCCGCCGAACATAATAGCGCAGCTACAGCAGAACCCGAACATAACCTTTGTGAGCCCCGGCATGATATCTGCATACGATCTGCTCTTCAACCCATATCCGAGCAATAAGACGTTCAACCCGTTCGCCTATAGGCAGTTCCGCTTCCTCATGAACTATCTAGTCGACAGAAGCGGAATAGTACAACAGGTGTTCCACGGTCTGGCCACTCCGATGGTGACTTGGCCCGGCCCCTTCGCTCTGAATAGCTACATCCTAATGTTGCCCTTCGTATCTCAATACAACATCCACTACGACCCTACCTATGTCAATGCATCTATATGGAGCCTCTTTAAGCAGATAAACCAGACGGACCCTGTTTGGCACGGCAGAATCTTGTGGATGAATAGCAAGTGGTACTACATCCCGCCGAACTCCACCACTCCGCAGCCGGTGACTATAATATTCTTTATAAGAAGCGACGACCCATACCGCAATCAGATGGGCTTGATGTTCACCGAGGCCCTGCAATCGTTGGGCTTCACAGTTAAGCCCATCTACGGCACATTGACTGACGCCCTTAACACAGTGTACGGCTCCAACCCTGCCGACATGCAGTGGCAGATCTACACTGAGGCCTGGAGCATAACTCCACAGCCTTGGGACACCAGCGCCGGCGCATACTTCTGTGCTTCCTGGAGTGGCGATATGCCTGGTTGGGGCGAGCCCGGATGGTGGCAGTACGCCAACGCCACGATAGACCAAATAACGCAGCAAGTCTCCTCGGGCAACTTCACGAGCTTGGAGCAATTCAAGCAGCTCTCGAAGGTAGCTCTGGACGACTGTTTCGCCGAGGCCGTCAGAGTCTGGCAAGTGGCTAGGGCAGCGGCGTATCCCGTCGTCTCCAATCTGAGGGACTATATGCCCTCCGTCTTGGGCCTTGAGACTCCGTCTGGAGTCAAGTTCGCCTATGTGCCCGGCAAGACCACGTTGACCGTCGGCATGTTGCACGTAAGGCAGTTCCCATGGAACCCCATATCTTGGATCATATCTATGGACGCCTATACAGCTGACGATGTATTGGGATGGCTGTTCGACCCATTCATGGCCTACGACCCATTCTCGGGAGAGCCAATACCGTACAGAGGGGCGTGGAGCGTCCAGCTGAGCCCCAACGGCTCAGCCATATACCCAGTGCCTCCCACGGCGGTCGTCTGGAACGCGACCTTGGGCAAGTGGGTCCAGATAGGGTCGGGCCATACGGCCAAGGCCGTGATCAGATATTACTACAACGGGACTTGGCTCGGCACGAACTGGCAGGATGGACAGCCAATAACTATGGCTGATGTGTTGATGTATTGGTATTGGACGTTCGATCTGGCCCAGGGCGCGCCCGACCTCGGCGCCAGCGCCCAGTACATAAGCGACCTACAAGGCGCGCTGCAGCCCGGCGTGAGCACAATAGTTGGAGTTCAATTCTTCCCCAATGGTACCGTCGTGGTGTATTCCAACTACTGGTTCCCCGACCCCAATATAGTCGGCGCATATTACGCTCCGTACTACACTTGGTCGGTGCCGTGGGAGATCTATGCGGCCATGTTCCAGGCAATGAAGGACGGGAAGCTCGCGCTGACTAGGCCCGAGGCGCGCTCTATGAAGGTGCCTCAAGCCGATCTCACCGCCAAGGACAGTGCCCAGATCTTGGCCCAATATCTGGCCAACTGGAGCAACACCGGATACATCTGGGACAACGGATCCTGGGCCTGCGTGCCCGGCGTAGGCTGTATGTTGAACAAGTCTCAAGCTGTGCAGGCCTACCAAGCCGCTCTGAGCTTCTACAACCAGTACGGCCACCTCTTCATAAGCAATGGACCCTATATACTGAAGTCGATAGTATCCACTACGCCGCAGTCGGCGGTCTTCACTCTCTGGAGCGGGTATCCGTTCAACTACTCCTATTGGTACTACAAGCTGTACGGCGCATTGCCTTCAGTGCCGCCCAACCCGCTGGCGTCCGTGGTGTCTGTGTCGCCCACTACTATAGTGGCCGGCCAGCCCAACACTATAACTGTCTCAGTGCAAGCGATCGGCCTCCCGAGGGCCTACGTCTATATCACTAACCCGCAAGGCCAGGTGGTCTACAGCGGCACTGTATCTTCAAACACGCCGGGACAGCTCACAATATCACTGCCCGCCAGCGCTGTCCCAACGCCTGGCGTCTATACAGTGAACATGTTGCTCTACACTGACAAAGTGACTGTGCCGACTACCTACACGGCTACTATCGCCGCGGTCGGTGCCATAACGACGACAGCGACCACAACCGCAACAGCGACTACTACGGCTACTGCAACAGCGACCACAACCGCAACAGCGACTACTACAGCGACAGTAACGACCACAGTGACAGCTCCAACGGTGCCCAGTTGGGTCTGGGCGCTCGTGGCCCTTGTGGTTATTCTAATAATAATAGTGGCCATATTGGCTATCAGAAGGCGCTAAAAGGAATAAAATAAATACCCCCCTTTTCTATATATTCTCTATGGGTCTATTGAGAAGTCTTGCTCTCAGAGCAGTAAATCTGGCCATCATATTGTTCGTGGTTTTATTCGCTATATCTTACGTATTGTCGGGCCCGGCTGCGCAGCTGTTGAAGTCGCAGATAGAGCTCGAGGCCAGAGCTCTGGTCTCCCAGCTCGCCAAATCAGGCCACTATACGCCAGCCCAGATTCAGGAGCTCTACAACACTCTCGTCGATGAGCTCTCAAGATCCTATGGGCTGAATCAGCCCACGTTCATCAGAGTCTTCTATATAATATACAACATGATGACGTTCAACTGGGGCTATTCTTATTTTCCCGATATATACGGGATAGCGTCCGGCAAAGTCTCTGACATTATCGCCTCGGCGTTGCCTGGAACCATTTTGTTGGACACCTTCGGCATACTATTGAGCGCCTTCATCGGCATACAGATAGGTCTCCGCTCCGCTCTTAAGTACGGCAGCAGAAGCGACAGAGCCGTCATGTACTACGGCGCAGTCTCCAACGGTCTGCCGCAGTGGTGGGTGGGCGTATTGTTGCTCCTAGTGTTCAGCTTCTACTTGGAGTCTTTGAAATCGCCCATATACTTCCCAGCGGGGGGCATCTTAAGTCCGCAGTACTACTCCCTCTGGTTTACAAACCCAGGCGCCGTCTTCGTCAACCCTAAGACTCTGGCCGACCTTCTCTGGCACTTTGTGTTGCCTCTGGCGACCGTCCTAATAGTAAACATAGGAGGATGGGCCTACTTCGCCAGAACGGTCACGTTGAATGTGGCACAAGAGGACTTTGTCACATTCGCCAAGGTGAGAGGGCTCCCGGAGGGCAGAGTCACCAGCCGTTATATTCTTAGGCCGGCGGCCCCCGCGATTCTGACGAGCATCATGTTGTCGCTACCGTTTATCATCTTCGGAGGCTTCATAATAACTGAGGCAGTATTTCGTTGGTGGGGCCTCGGCTACGTTTACAACTTGGCCATCTTCGCCCCGACCCCCGATCTCCCCGTCATAGTGGCTCTAACTTATGCGTCTACTCTGCTCTATATCGTCTTAGTGCTCGTGTTGGAGGTGCTCTACATAGTGTTGGATCCAAGGATAAGGTCGGAGTAGGCCATGTCCGCCAAGAGAGAGCTCAGAATACTGGGGATGACGCCGGGGG includes:
- a CDS encoding ABC transporter substrate-binding protein, whose amino-acid sequence is MSARKTTITAALIAVLVLSVYLAHAQTTMPQTVTVLEVPTDQVPLYFQSGKIDLYLNPWALPPNIIAQLQQNPNITFVSPGMISAYDLLFNPYPSNKTFNPFAYRQFRFLMNYLVDRSGIVQQVFHGLATPMVTWPGPFALNSYILMLPFVSQYNIHYDPTYVNASIWSLFKQINQTDPVWHGRILWMNSKWYYIPPNSTTPQPVTIIFFIRSDDPYRNQMGLMFTEALQSLGFTVKPIYGTLTDALNTVYGSNPADMQWQIYTEAWSITPQPWDTSAGAYFCASWSGDMPGWGEPGWWQYANATIDQITQQVSSGNFTSLEQFKQLSKVALDDCFAEAVRVWQVARAAAYPVVSNLRDYMPSVLGLETPSGVKFAYVPGKTTLTVGMLHVRQFPWNPISWIISMDAYTADDVLGWLFDPFMAYDPFSGEPIPYRGAWSVQLSPNGSAIYPVPPTAVVWNATLGKWVQIGSGHTAKAVIRYYYNGTWLGTNWQDGQPITMADVLMYWYWTFDLAQGAPDLGASAQYISDLQGALQPGVSTIVGVQFFPNGTVVVYSNYWFPDPNIVGAYYAPYYTWSVPWEIYAAMFQAMKDGKLALTRPEARSMKVPQADLTAKDSAQILAQYLANWSNTGYIWDNGSWACVPGVGCMLNKSQAVQAYQAALSFYNQYGHLFISNGPYILKSIVSTTPQSAVFTLWSGYPFNYSYWYYKLYGALPSVPPNPLASVVSVSPTTIVAGQPNTITVSVQAIGLPRAYVYITNPQGQVVYSGTVSSNTPGQLTISLPASAVPTPGVYTVNMLLYTDKVTVPTTYTATIAAVGAITTTATTTATATTTATATATTTATATTTATVTTTVTAPTVPSWVWALVALVVILIIIVAILAIRRR
- a CDS encoding ABC transporter permease — its product is MGLLRSLALRAVNLAIILFVVLFAISYVLSGPAAQLLKSQIELEARALVSQLAKSGHYTPAQIQELYNTLVDELSRSYGLNQPTFIRVFYIIYNMMTFNWGYSYFPDIYGIASGKVSDIIASALPGTILLDTFGILLSAFIGIQIGLRSALKYGSRSDRAVMYYGAVSNGLPQWWVGVLLLLVFSFYLESLKSPIYFPAGGILSPQYYSLWFTNPGAVFVNPKTLADLLWHFVLPLATVLIVNIGGWAYFARTVTLNVAQEDFVTFAKVRGLPEGRVTSRYILRPAAPAILTSIMLSLPFIIFGGFIITEAVFRWWGLGYVYNLAIFAPTPDLPVIVALTYASTLLYIVLVLVLEVLYIVLDPRIRSE